CCGGATTATGAGATACACCGAATTCTTAACAATCATTACTGGGCGACTATTATCCAAAAGTTGCGGCCAGAGCCTAATACCATTCGTATGATCTGCCTTTTGCCAGATGAATTAGCCGAGCTAATCTTATCAATTCCAAGGTATAATATGAAATCCTTCTTTCCCTGATCCGTGGGCAGTGTATTGCGCAGCAAGGCTGAGCTTGGTAAGCCCGGTTATGCGGCAAGGCTACTGGGAAGGACAACCTCCGTAAACCTCGCCCTCACCCGCGGGTAACCCTCGGAGGGTCACCCTAATACCCTCATGAGGGTCTCGGCGAGGTCTGAAGCTCCATATCTTGGCATATCAGCTTTGGGAATTTGATGTGCTCGTGCTATCAAAGCCTTACATTGTAGAATTCATAAAATTGGACTTTCGCCACCAGCCATCGCTCGGCTTAATACTTTGTCGTTGCTAtaatcaacacaaaggaaaCTACAACCTTCTATTCACAGCTTACTCTCCCTCGTGGACAAGATGGGTGATGTTGGTCAGCCTGCCCGGTTCTCGTTTAGACCAGGGCATATTGACACTGATCAACAGCACAGTTCCAGCCGTGTCGTCAATGTGCTGTGAATAAATAGAGTTTTTTGACGCCACAAGTCGGAACCCAGTACATTGCCGTTGGCTCATGTTAAGCAAGATTCTTCATTTACTGAAAACATAAGACCAGATCAGTATCACAAACACTACAGGACAATAATGTTGGATTTCAGAACTTGATTTCAAGTCGATACAGTAACAAAGCTGATGTCAATGATCGAGACGAAAACTCAAGGCAAACCATATCAATCTCCTCTGGCTGCTGAGCAAAACCGATTCCCGGCAAACAGATCATACCAatcgcaaaaaaaaaaaaaattgcaAGCATACTGGAGCCGATGCTTGACAAAATGTCTCCCAAATACTCATCTGTTGAGATGAAAAAGGGCTTTGCCACATTGTCCCAGTGATAGTCGCTGGTTCTGCTGATGAGGTTACTGCATGGCGGGAAATTTCCCGGACATTGTATGCATTCAAGGGGAACTAGAAAAGATATATACCCGCATTTGGTGTGAAGCCAAGTGGATTGAGGTTCGCTGCCAATGATCTTCAAATTTGAAGACTGGTGTGGTTCTGACAGATGTCAAAGATCTCAACCACAAGGCGGAAACCGAGAATCAACACTCGATCAACAAGAAACATTGAATACGTTGGCATACATAAAACTGGAGACTGGCGTTTCTGACTGTCGAGATTCTGGGCTTTCGGTTTGTTTGCATAGCTTCTTGATGAGACATCATGAAAAGTCAATAATTGTTACTGATTTAGAAAACTTTTGCGAACATTTCTGTTTTCAGTCTGACTTAGGCGCCGGGAACAGAGTGGCGTGAGTAATCAGAGTGTGATTTGGGTTTTATAGTTCTAACAGAAAGTCTTTCCTCATATTGACTGAACATGAAAAAGGTCGAAATATCaatgaaatgaaagaaaCTCAAGAGTAGCCAATGGTATATAAAAACAAGCCCCATATACACAACGCCGTCCAGAACCCCTAAAATCAAACAAATCCATAATGCTGAACGCAACGCCAACCCCCATTGCGTTAGGTCCTTTTATGCTATACCCACCAGAAAAGAGGGCTGATCTCTTTCATTCTAACAGGAACTAGACTATTGCTTGCCAGCTGCTCTGTAGGAGTGGCCGTCGTACTTGTAGACATACTCGCCAACATCAAAGCCCCAGTCACCTACAGCGTCCTTGGCATTCTTTTGGCAGATGGGATCTGAGCTTGTCATTCCGGCCATAAGGGCCTTGCAGTAAGGACTATCCGGGTATTAGTGATATTATGCATGATGTAGGAGGCAATATCTGCTTACCCAAGTGAGCCGGTGAAAGAGAGTTCAAACCAGCTCGCCGTACCACAGTCTGCCGTGTCAATATCGTACTTTTCGTACATTGCGTTGATAGCACCGCCCTGGGAATTCTGGGACGCTTGGTTCACGGGCACTAAGAATGCTCTGTATAAAGTCGGGGGGTTAGCCCAGTATATTCCTACTTAAGCAAATGCAGGAAGTCAACTTACCCGTTTCCTCCCTGTGTGGTCGAGGCAAAAGGGAATTCTTCAGGAGACACAAATGGGTTACCAGAGTCCCACGACGACTTGGGAGCTGGAACTTTGACATTGGCCTTCTGAGGGTTCCTAAAAGGGCCCGAGCCGCTGCCTCCCGAAAATGTCTTTGTAACACCGCTATCCTTCCGGTTTGGATTCGTCTCGTCGCTGTCACGCTGGCTGGAATGTTGTTAGGTATACTTTCAGGCAATTATTCTGTTTGGTTTCAGGTAAGAAGAACTCACAGGATACGGTCAGCGCCCTTGCAGAGAATGGCATAGCAGTCAGCGTCAAATGGTAGTTGATTCTGGCCCTGAACGTTGACAGAGGCCTTGATGGGGTTGGCATTGCTTTCGCCTGGGCTTGCCCGGGCTTCAAGATCACGGGCAGCCACTTCGTTGTCTCTGTCCACAGGAGCTGCCACAGCTTGCTGGGCGCCAGCATAGAGACAGAGGGCAATGATGGTTTGAAGCTGCATTTCCAAAGTCGTGTATGTGTTTCTAGTCTTGTGTATTAAATTAACTTTGATAGAATGAGGACTTGATGTTTCTTAATGCTAAGAAGAGAGGATACTTCATCCTCTTATATCTTGTGTTCTGGCCATGATATTGTATTCGGGCTGATCAAGAGGCTTTTTGTCAGGCAGATTTGTCGCTGCTTGTCGCTGCTTGTCACTCAAGGGACAAGGAAAAATCTGCCTTGATAGTTGATACATTTAAAGATTATCCATGCATACAGTCAGAACTTAGAAGTGCAGTGGCTGATGTTTCACCAGGGCTGAATTCGTGGGGCTTGGCCGCTATGGCTTGCCGTAGGGGGCGGATATTTGTAGATCTCTTGATAAGAGTAAGTGGGGCCTAACTCGGATTCAGCCTCGCACTGCTTATTGTATTTTTTTTATAAACACTTCCTTAATGCCTACTTTTTCCTACTGAATAAACAGAGTACTGAATAACTACTACTCAGCATGTCGCGTATCCTCACATTTGCAACAACAAATATACCCGCGAGCGTACGAAACTTACCCCTGGTTGACAATATATAGTACTAACTCGTCGCAGACTATCAGACAACTCCAAGAAGAGAGCACCATTCCAGAATATGCATTTAATCTCTTCTGCTTCATACATACCCCCGACCAAGAAGAGGTGCAAGTAAAGGGAACCCCTCCTGCTGAAGATATCGTGACTGGTTTCGAAGGCCAGAGTGAGGCGCAAATTCGCCAATATTTTCACCAATTTCTCGCACAGAGGGGCACAATGGGCAAGATCACAAGGGTTTGGTTCGCTGTGCTAGATGCCCGATCAGCTGCACAATCTACGATTGTTTTGCATCACAGCATGAAAAAATCGCTCTGGGATGAAATCCATGCAGAGGTCCCCGAAACGCCCATCCCGGGGCAACATGAAATCTGTGATGATGGCAATATCTGGTGGAAATGGAGGGTAGCGTTCCGGTACGCCTGGGCAGCTTGGAATTCAATTTCCAGTTGTGATTTCGAGGTCTTGGAGCTGTATTCGCGACCAGAATATTTGGGCTCAGACGGAGTTGTTGATGCTGAGACTTGTGATAAGATTGTGAATGGGATAGCAAAGGATCCAAAGGGATTGGTCTAGCCATATTGATAAATCAATCAAGTTCACTTTCCTCCTATCCAACtattgctttttctcttAAACCCGTTACGCAGCAATTGAGAACAATTAGTACTCTATAGGAGGCGGAAACAATTCTGCCGTAGAATACCGCCCTGCAAGTGAGAAGCGCCTTCTGTTTTTACTCTTTTCACCCACATGAATGTCCAGAAATTGAATACAGACAAGAGCGTGACATTGCCTAAGTTGTTTGAAAAGCGGAAATGCCCTGATGGCACCGAGGCTCGACCAAAGCGAATACTGATACGGGGACGTCCGGGCGTAGGAAAAACAACTTTGTGCAAGAAGATTGTCCACGATTTTCTGCATGCTCAGCTATGGGGGGAATACTTTGACTGCATCTTCTGGATACCTTTGCATAGTCTCAAAGAACCAAGAGTTTGAATGAGCTGCTTTATGACAAATATTTTGCGTTGCAAGGAGAGCAAGATTGTCTAGTTTCAGCTCTGAGAGGCTGTATTTGACTCGACTGATCAGACCTTGTTACTCCTTGATGGCCTTGATGAAACTGTCGGTAGTGAAAAGGCCGACAAGACTTGCTTCGGTGCGCAAAGTTTACTATTCAGGAGTGTGCGGGCCCATATATCTTGGGTGGTGTGAatattcctttcttttccttggcTCCACAACGTGAAAACGGAGCGGAACGTGAGCCGAGTAGACATCGGGATAGTCGCAGTGCTGGGTGATAGGATTACGAGGGGTGCGCAGAGCTGTACTGGTGCTATATTCAGGGGAAATAAAAGGATATTTGGCTTCAAGGATGGCGAGGCTGCGATGGATGCCATATGAGACAGCAACTGGATACTAGCCTCGAGTTCATGGAATATGATCCGACATAGCTTTAGGgctcgatatggacaataaccttgattaaataaataACACTAACAGTGGTGTTCTATATCAATTCATGTGAATAactgtggcatccagctaaTAAAATCTCGGTTACATTAAAAGAGGTTTCACTTTAGCATCTTGAGCTGTTGGGCTTATGAAGCTTATTTATGGGATTCAGCTAGCAAGTTCGTGAAAATAACATCTAAAGTAATAAAAGTTATAGTTCGTCCCGGCAATGACTTACCATTCAGCCATCAAAAGCGTATCGAGCCTTGTTGTGCTAACAGTGGGAACACAATATCACCTTTGCTTAGAATATTGATGTTCGTATCCTGAGAAATACCAACTGCTCTGGAATAACTCAATTCTCCCTAGCATTCCAAACGTATGTTTATCTCTGCTATAGAGTATCCTATTCACATCACCAGATTATTCCTCCACGCAGTCAATGGGCTGTGAAACATGAGTTAGGATGATGTCTTTATTGCACTCAAAAACATCGGATTACTCACAATCCAAATGAGCTCGCCGTTGTTATTCCCAATATGTTTGTCTAGGTTAATCCCCTGGTCCTCGCGGTAGCTCCCATCGGCACAAGGTAAATGCCCAACTAACCAAACGCCATCCTCACGGAAATCTAGCCGGATTTCCTGAGACGATTCAGTAAATCTGCTATCGGAGCGGGTGAACCAGCCTGGATGACGATTAGCCATATAGTCTTGGAGGGATGGGTGTAACGTACCGTCAGAATTTCCGATCTCGTCATCAAGAACGATCCGGGCGTCACACGGGTTGCCCTCAGCGTCAGCGGCCACGGCGTAGAGGACGGTTGCGTCGTCTTCGAATTCGATACGGATATCGTCAGAGGATTGGGAAAAGGACATTTTGTTTGAAGTGGGTGGATCTTTGCTggcaaggaggagaagagaggaagtTGAAGTAGATGAGGAGATTAGATGGCTTGGGTAAGATCAGGATGGGGGGGGACCCCGACTTTTATATGAGTCTCAGTTTGCCCCTCCATCAGCTTTCAACTTGACTGCCTATTTCCGACTCCACAGAGTGGGCAGGATGGATTCTAATTGGCTTGTCTGTGCCTTCAGATGCGTATACCAAGAGACAGTTGTCATCCTGAGTGAGGGGCGTTGACAACAAATCATTGTGCCATTTTCCTGGGCGTATCAACGAAGAACAATGGATATACAATTTGTTTGGTTCCACTTGATTGTTTTTAAGTCTGAATATTTTACAGGTTACATGTAactagtagtagtagtagtaacgtggtcggacaccgagctgtaCGGCGGACTGAAAGCGAGTTATGGCCAAAACGTGTAAAATTCCGTATTGATGTATTACTACGGGAAAGGCTGAATTCCACACGCTCTTATCCAGATGCTTAGTAATATAGCCGCAACTGAAAATTTTCGATTAAAAGAGCTATGTGCGGTACTTTGTAGAATCCTCCCTTCTTCGTAAGGACTACACAGTTCCAACAGGATCTAGGCCCATATGCTTCCGCAGTCGCCGGACCAGCTGCATGTCTCTAGCCTGTATGGTGACACGCCTGGCATGGATGGCACATAGGTTTGTCACTAGCACGCATGGTTAGTTGACTGCAAAATTGATTGCTAATATAAGTAGATGACTTACTCTCAAATTCATTTACGAGGAACGCCTCACTTATTTCTTGCAGTGCGTCCAGGGCGCTGGACTGAAAGCGATAGTCTTTTTCAAACATCATCTCACTGGTGATCTCCTGCACGACACGTCGAAAGGGGGTCTTGGGGAGCAAAAGTTCATGGCCTTTCTGGTAACGACGGATTTCACGCAGAGCAATAGCTTTTGGTTACTTAGCATGAAAATGATTTCACAATAAACTTTACAGTTCACTTACTGCCAGGCTTGAACTTTCTGGtacccttcttcttggctggGGTCTTTCTGGCTGCTTTTGCACCCAAACGTTTGCGGGAAGCTCTTCCTCCAGTTGACTTGCGAGCAGTTGCAGTGGCACGAgccattctttttttttttttttttgtgaaGAATAGAGGTGTTTGAATTGATGGATACTTGATAGAATCTTGTTCAAGCAAATAatgagaagaggagagagttgagaaggaaaggaagaagaacaaaaaaTAAAGAGGTGTTCTAAACAGAGGTTTGTATTCACTTTTGATTCACTTTCCATAATTATGCCATCTGACCCTTTTTTTGACTCATCAAATACTGATTCCTTAgcccttccttttcttttctcttctcctttttccaTTCGCTTCTTCTAAGAAACATATCAACGTGATAAAACTTAGACTGTGAGGTTGACTGTGAGGTTGACTCTGAGATTTATACTGACTTATACAGATAATGACCAGAAAACCTGGAATCCCAGGCCCCAAACCTGGTGCAAATCCAGGCAAAAAGCGAAAGCAGGACAAAGACCTGTCTAAGAATCCCCACACTATGCGAGGCCGTGAACTACTGGCAAGCAAGAGTGACAGTGAAAAGGCTGTGATACGTCGGAAGAATAATGATAGGGCAGCCTTTGTCAGTGCCCGTCTGAAACTCCGGGCGAGTACTAGCTGGCAGGAAGCAACTATGGAAGAACAGGAAATATTAGAAAATTCACTGAAAGATCAAGTGATGAGGGAACGGTATGTTAATCTTGCAGTCAACCTAGCAATAACACTAATTTTTGATACAGATATGAAAAGGGCCAGTCAGCCCAATTTTTCTTGGATCAGCTGGAAGGAGAGAGCATTGACAGTAGTGTCTGGGAGACTGTGGATTTTGAAAATGATACAGAATTGTGTTATCATGCACAGCTGGATGATATTGCTTCTCATGAGACCATTCCGACCACTGAGACTGCCAAGGAAGCTGAAGCGGCACAATCATCAGCTACAGGACAGCTGATAAAGACTCTGCATACCATCACTTGGGGTCACTTTCAACTCTCCCTTCTACGCAATCTGGCCAGTCTTGAcaagaaattgaagattcTTGGAAAGATGGAGTCATGCCATGACCCTCTCTTCTATAATGGCATACCATTCTGTCTCAAGAGCATTCTCCCAGAGAAGGTCTTCTTGAAAGAGGAACGCGCTGCATGGTCAATAATGAGTAGTATCAGTTCCAATCCATGGGCAACTCTCCCTGGCCCAGCTGATTGGTGGGAGGGATACTCTTGCCAGTCATTGGCAAAGTTCTGGGGATTTGCACCTAAAGAAGAGGCAAAGGCACTCTATCGACTTGGAATCTACATTATACAAAACAAGGAGGCACCAGAAAATGCAGGAGGGCTTATTGATGAGGTAATGGGGCTACTAGAGCTTTTGCCTTGATTTGTTTTTCTGTCTCCAAGATCATTACCAAATAGTATTCAGATATTCCTGCTTTTATGTTTGCTAGGTTGGTTGCTAGAATTATCTTATCATGATTGAAAGCTTTTCCTACAGACTGAGGCACAGAAAGGCCGATATATATTAGATAAGATAATGGACGTGTACTCTACTATACTGAAGTAGGATTAGGGTTCAGGTTCCTTGAAGGAGACTAGCCTATCTGGCTAAATGAGAGCACATGACCCACAGGGATATCCAGGGCAGCTGGACAGAATCTTGGAATGACTAGCAATCAGTTTCAACACTGAATATGACACTTTTTCCGGCGAACCTACCAATAATATACCAAGTTGCCTATTATGCCTCGCCCTGGAATTGCGCTTGATCATTGGAAACATCAAATAATTGAGCTATTTCACCAGCAATACTCACCAGATGATATCCAAGGTATTCTTCATGAAAAATATAATATGAAAACCAGTGCCCGTACAGTTCGCCGCCGCCTCAAGGAATGGGGCTGTACCCAACGGTTTCCAATACCTGATACACCACAACTACGCGCTCGAATTTCTGCTTTATTCTTTGAATACTGTGCCAGTGACAAGGAGATCATATATATCCTTGAGAAGGAGGGCTATCAGATATCCTCATATGGTCTAAGTGTACTCCGTGCTCGGTTAGGCCTTACACGTCGAGTCTCTCGCTTTAATCGTGAAGAAGCAGATGAAAGGCTCTTAAATATAGTTCAAAAGGAGCTTGACAAGGGTGCCATTGAGGGTTACGGACGAGGCTATCTCTACAGTCATTTCCGAAACCAgatgcactgcatctcaaggTAAGAATAACTGCTAGGTTGAGTGTTAGATTGACCAATTTGAGTGCTAATACTATAACTAATAGGGATCGGCTCTTTGCAGCAGTAAAGCAACTAGATCCGGATGGAGTATACCGTCGGGCAAATGATCTCCAGCGTCATCGTGGGGAGTATATTGTACCTGGTCCAAATTGGTTATGGTCAATCGATGGTCACTGCAAACTAAATTTCTATGGCATTGAAATATATGCAGCTATTGATGCATATTCTCGATACATCACATGGATTTATATTGGCATTTCTGGCCGTACAGCTATCAGTATTCTGGTCCAATTCTTGACAACTCTCCAGAAGGAAGGTGTTCACCCACAGCGGATACGATCAGATCGAGGTACAGAAACACCATTGCTTGCAGCTGCTCAACATGCTTTTATGAAAAGACATGTTGCAGATATCTCTTTTAGAGACTGTTACTGGTATGGAACTAGTACTGCGAATCAAAGAATTGAGTCTTGGTGGGGGCAGTTAACAGGAGGGTTACTTTTCCGCTGGAGGGTGGGTTTGACTCTGATTGCTATattgattgcaaggttactGACTTGATTCATAATTGTAGGACTATTTCCAGAGATTGCATAGTGAACATTTGTTTGAACCTGACAATCTGGCTGACAAGATTGCTCTTCTTGCAATATATATTCCTATTCTCCGACAAGAGGTCCAGGCCTTTGCCCGAATGTGGAATATGCACACTATCCGAAAGTAGCCTAATCGACCAAATGCAGTCCATGGAAAGCCCATTATGCTTTATTTCTATCCACAAGATCCTTGTATTCAGAACTATGGATTGAAGCCTGATCCTCAGTTACTACAAGAACTGACAGATCAAACTGCAAGCTATGGTATGATGGTACACAAACTACCTTATTGCTAAATATACTGACTAAAAGAGTAGATTTGAATGAATACCTCCCTTCAGAGACAAAGAACTGGTGTAATGAGAAGCTCACAGCTTTTGGTCACCGGTATACCAGAGttgtgttacagaccttgtcgtatcagcctcacgtgatgataccaggttaggagggaatcattggataacagttattagtggatatgcaggagagaacagggatcagactgatatttgacggccatgtcacgtgatcggcatatcagtgatatgtttccgcatagcgatgatatgaaacaacatagcagggctacgaaataccatatcagtgatatgaagcgacagatcactgatatgatcggaaaggatatataaggacgctcactcatgtacttagtttagtccttcgcgatcaatacaagtcattcagcattggttaccttctagtttctgactcgtccgcacttaaccaacaacccagtatacgtactcggttggccttgtttctctattcgttacctttactgtttctacttgttgaatatcttacggagcctggagggggcgacatacccatcaacgcatacgacataccggaccggacccggaggggcattgagcatacgatcacttgggaggcacttagggtaagtgtccagtctcgaaatacaactaactagaaccctaggtacgatacgagagaagccaggttgtgacaacaactaactagaaccctaggtacgatacgagagaagccaggttgtgacaagTTGATGCTAGTGAATACTTTCCTGATGGATCAAGAGTACATTGCCAGATATATTTAAGGCTTCGTGAGGCTTTAAATACACATATAACATCTGGGCTAGAGCCACACCTTTCATTATGTACAAAGCCAACAGGTGCATGGGATTGGAACTCTGAAATACAACAGGACATGACCATGATTAGAAGAGAACCAGATGATATTGACAGTGTTGACATCACTGGGGATGGAAAAGACATAGCTGCAGATGATAATAACTTCATTGGGGATTTGGATAGTCAATTTTAAGGATTACAATTTCTGCAAAAGGCTAATTTTGTTGCAACTGTTGCCGAGTACGCCCAGCTGGAGCATCCAGATGAAGTTCCTCTGGCTCCTGTAtctccagtagctcctgttCCTCTGCATGTACCCCATCTAGAGTGGTTTGGTCTTCAGCCTCAGTTGAATCATTAACATGTTCTGGTGATTCAGATTTCTTGCTGTTCCTGTTAAGAGCAACCCTAGGTTGTACATATCGTAGTGGTGTTgtttggcttgattgggGGGATACTtggtgtaacgggctaggcccgaaaggcacctcgaaccataaatggttctcgattgaagctattcacaagagcgtgccgaagtcaggtgatcgtagatcacctgatcacgagtatataaatccaccgccagcgtgtctttctttctttctttctttcctttccccaacgagttcttttgtacatatctatatattagatagcaaggcttcggcccattacattagaactcgttcgccctcatctatctacttatttattgaacaacggattacgcatcggattgaacgcgcaacggatcgtacatcgcacactggacacactggacacactggacacactggaaacactggacacactggacacattgaacgattggacataccggataactggatacattggacatcggatatcagacatcgaaattcacggatagttgagctatttacaaacaaatcaatagtcaagtcagtcatatgaccacattttcagcggaaatcagcgaccacgagtcaaacgaccaaaccgacggcaacatgggagacaatatacactcaggagggaccaccactcctgtcccacaagatcttgtcgcagttattgcaggacttcaacgacaactgcaacaaatggaagaacggcggattgaagatcttcgtcgtctcaaagaagagttgacgagcccacccagagagcccttgccacaaccgactattgaagagatagccccccaaccaatggcggaccctgttaggagacctcgacccaagctgacagacccagaagtctttgatggtcgaaaccgaagtctctaccgtccgtttcgaagcaagctgcgcgctaaacttgaggtcgataaagaagccttgggcaatgcctatgatcgtatgtggtatgcttttggccgtctaacagatggggctgctatgcaggtgctgccctggatggagcggtttgctaagaaaggagctactgagagccagctggacggaatgcttgatcaaatggacttcatctttctggaccggaatctggaggagaaggctgtacgagaccttgcaagcttgaaacagaacaacaagcccttcacagtctttctcactgagttcaaccgactactcatggaagctgatggccataactggcctgaaaacacaaaaaggtcctacctagacaatgcattaaaccgtgagatgaacacacgccttgaaactgttgaaaagaaaaatggatttgaagactattgccgccagctacagcagattgcggaccggatggagaagaaccaattgcggtactcacggaacaataagcataccacctcaacttctccagctcaccctgtgaataccacccgtgcttcctctccaccccaagatatggactgggaacccacaacaacaacttctgcacgcagccaacctcgacgcgtggctaagcatgtatcacgagaagaaatggaacgccgcagacaagaacgacgttgccttcgttgtggtgactccacgcattttatctcccattgcccctacgacagtcctaggaacagtacccgcatggctcgctcacacattcatgggccggaactcgaagatgaagaagagcagttgagggaacaacccaagctgggaaaagaatagctcctgcaaaaagtctcttgcaggagcaccaccagcagttgatggatctac
This Aspergillus chevalieri M1 DNA, chromosome 3, nearly complete sequence DNA region includes the following protein-coding sequences:
- a CDS encoding uncharacterized protein (COG:S;~EggNog:ENOG410Q264;~InterPro:IPR029476;~SECRETED:SignalP(1-20)), with the translated sequence MQLQTIIALCLYAGAQQAVAAPVDRDNEVAARDLEARASPGESNANPIKASVNVQGQNQLPFDADCYAILCKGADRILQRDSDETNPNRKDSGVTKTFSGGSGSGPFRNPQKANVKVPAPKSSWDSGNPFVSPEEFPFASTTQGGNGAFLVPVNQASQNSQGGAINAMYEKYDIDTADCGTASWFELSFTGSLGPYCKALMAGMTSSDPICQKNAKDAVGDWGFDVGEYVYKYDGHSYRAAGKQ
- a CDS encoding uncharacterized protein (COG:S;~EggNog:ENOG410PYU2), with the protein product MSRILTFATTNIPASTIRQLQEESTIPEYAFNLFCFIHTPDQEEVQVKGTPPAEDIVTGFEGQSEAQIRQYFHQFLAQRGTMGKITRVWFAVLDARSAAQSTIVLHHSMKKSLWDEIHAEVPETPIPGQHEICDDGNIWWKWRVAFRYAWAAWNSISSCDFEVLELYSRPEYLGSDGVVDAETCDKIVNGIAKDPKGLV
- a CDS encoding CVNH domain-containing protein (COG:S;~EggNog:ENOG410PTDJ;~InterPro:IPR011058,IPR036673;~PFAM:PF08881) is translated as MSFSQSSDDIRIEFEDDATVLYAVAADAEGNPCDARIVLDDEIGNSDGWFTRSDSRFTESSQEIRLDFREDGVWLVGHLPCADGSYREDQGINLDKHIGNNNGELIWIPIDCVEE
- the HHT1_3 gene encoding histone H3.1 (COG:B;~EggNog:ENOG410PN02;~InterPro:IPR007125,IPR009072,IPR000164;~PFAM:PF00125;~go_component: GO:0000786 - nucleosome [Evidence IEA];~go_function: GO:0003677 - DNA binding [Evidence IEA];~go_function: GO:0046982 - protein heterodimerization activity [Evidence IEA]), translated to MARATATARKSTGGRASRKRLGAKAARKTPAKKKGTRKFKPGTIALREIRRYQKGHELLLPKTPFRRVVQEITSEMMFEKDYRFQSSALDALQEISEAFLVNEFEMTNLCAIHARRVTIQARDMQLVRRLRKHMGLDPVGTV
- a CDS encoding uncharacterized protein (COG:S;~EggNog:ENOG410PZP7) translates to MTRKPGIPGPKPGANPGKKRKQDKDLSKNPHTMRGRELLASKSDSEKAVIRRKNNDRAAFVSARLKLRASTSWQEATMEEQEILENSLKDQVMRERYEKGQSAQFFLDQLEGESIDSSVWETVDFENDTELCYHAQLDDIASHETIPTTETAKEAEAAQSSATGQLIKTLHTITWGHFQLSLLRNLASLDKKLKILGKMESCHDPLFYNGIPFCLKSILPEKVFLKEERAAWSIMSSISSNPWATLPGPADWWEGYSCQSLAKFWGFAPKEEAKALYRLGIYIIQNKEAPENAGGLIDEVMGLLELLP